GACAAAAAAAGTCCAGAAAATGAAACAATTAAAAATTAAAAATTAACAACTGGTTACATGACCAAACCCACCGCTACCTTACTCATTTCCTGTCCTGACCGCAGAGGATTAGTTGCCAAATTTGCCAATTTCATCTATGCTAATGGTGGTAATATTATTCATGCAGACCAGCATACAGATTTTGCTGCTGGGTTATTTCTGACTCGGATTGAATGGCAGTTAGATGGTTTTAATTTACCACGAGAATTTATTGCTCCGGCATTTAATGCGATCGCACAACCTTTAGATGCAAAATGGCAATTACACTTTTCTGATAGTATACCACGGATTGCCATTTGGGTGAGTCGCCAAGACCATTGTTTATTTGATTTAATTTGGCGACAACGCGCCCAAGAATTTGCCGCAGAGATTCCCCTAATAATGAGTAATCATGCTAATTTAAAGGAAGTAGCAGAGCAATTTGGCATAGATTTCCATCATATTCCGATAACCAAAGATAACAAAGCCGAACAAGAAGCGCAACAACTAGAATTACTGCAAAGATATCAAATTGATTTAGTAGTTTTAGCCAAATATATGCAAATTGTCAGCGCAGATTTCATTGACAAATTTCCCCAAATCATTAATATTCATCATTCATTTTTACCAGCTTTTGTAGGAGCAAATCCCTATCATCGAGCCTTTGAACGTGGTGTTAAAATTATTGGAGCTACAGCCCATTATGCAACTGCTGATTTAGATGCTGGACCAATTATAGAACAAGATGTAGTACGAGTCAGCCACCGCGATGAAATTGAAGACTTAATTAGAAAAGGTAAAGATTTAGAAAGAGTAGTCTTAGCCAGAGCCGTGAGGTTGCATTTACAAAATCGAGTCCTAGTATATACTAATAGAACAGTAGTATTTGGATAAAAATCAAAAACCCATTAATCCGGCTTCATCAGCGTTTAAAAAGATTTACCATCACTACCAAAATATTCCCGATAGCCAGAAATTTGCTCTCCACGCACATCAAAAGAAACAGCAACCCGATTTTTGTAAGGCTGATTCAATAATAGTCCCTCGTCACGAAACTCAAAAACCACAGTTGTTTCATTACTGGTAACTGAGTCTAAAGAAGTAAGCTGAATACCCGAATTAAAAGACTCTGAGACATATTGAAAAAACTCTCTAGCGCGGTCTTTACCCTCATTTAAACCGTGAAATTTGCCCATTGGGAACCAAAAGGTAAAATCTTCTGTAAGCATATCTAGAAAGGCTGACCACTCTCCTGTGGCTAAACCGTGGGTAAAATGGTCAAATCCTTGTTGAGCAATTTTTAAAGTTTTTTCCGAATTTTCTGACATATTCAACTCTAATTATGGATATAATATTACAGCTATTCCGTTATAAATAGGTTTTAGAAGAATTTATTGTCCACAGATGAACACAGATGAACACAGATGAATCCTTCGCTATATCCCATCTGGTAAAGTGATGATTTACCAGGATTTATACTTAATATGTGACAATTACTTTGCCGCAGTTTTGACCACTCAGGAGATATTCTACAGCAGAAGGGATAGACTCTATACCAAGGAATTGCGTTGGGTCAACCGCAACTTTTAATTTATCTGAGTAGAAGAGATTTGAGAGGCGATCGCTTGCCTCGGCTAAATATGGACTATAATGAGGCATGAGAAAGCCACGCACAGAAGCACCTTTCCAAAATAACTGCTGATAAATGCGCGGTTGGGTAACTTTTTCTGGTTGCTTCGCATATTCAGAGATAAAACCCACCACTACTAAACGTCCCCCCACGGCTAAGTTATCAACGCAGGTATCAAAAACATCTTTACCCACACACTCAAAAATCAAATTAATGCCATTGGGGTATTCTTGTTTGAGGACTTGGTGGAGATTTTCTTGACGATAATTGATAATGCGATCGCACCCTAATTCCCTAAGTAACTCTGCCTTAGTCTCAGAACCACAAGTACCAATCACATGATTACCGGCTAGCTTCGCCAATTGTACAGCAATATGACCAGTACCACCAGCCGCCGCCGTCACCAAAACAACTTCGTTACTTTTCATCTCACCGACTTGTTCAAGTGCAACCAAAGCTGATACACCTGTAGGCATTAAAGTTAACACCTCTGGTCTAGATTCACGCACCTTAAATGCTAATTTAGAATCTACAGCCTGATATTCACGATAACCACCACCACGAGCAATAGTTTGAACTGTATCACCCACTTTAAAATCTGAGACATTTTCCCCCACATCCACCACTTCTCCCACCGCTTCCACACCCACATCAAAAGGTGGAATTAAACTAGCAAAAGGAACTTCACCGCGACAAAGCAAAGTATCAAAACCGCCATTAACACCCGCAAATTGGTTCCGAATTAAAACTTCGTTACCTGTAGGTTCAGGAATAGGAACCTCCACAACTTCCACAGATGATTTAAAATCGTGGCTAAACCGTTTAGCAATTAGTTTCTTGTAAATTTTTGCTTCCATAGTACTTAATTAACTTGCGTCAAAATCTCCCCTCTCCTTAGTAAGGAGAGGGGTTGGGGGTGAGGTTCTGTATTTTATTAAATCCGCATTCCTTATCTAAAAATGCTTTTTTAACGAAGTTTTTCATACAACTTTAAAATTCTTCCTTTGCGCCTCTGCGCCTTTGCGTGATAAAAAAGATTTCATTTACCCAAGCCTCTTTTTAATTTCCCCAGCCAAATTTTCCAGTGTAACCTCTATTTGCTCACCTGACTTTAAATCCTTAAGAGAAGACTTTTGCGCTGCGGCTTCCTCAGAACCAATAATTACACAGAATTGAATACCTTGTTTATCAGCCAGTTGAAATTGTTTACCCAATGGACGTTTATCAAAATTAGTTACCACATTAAGTCCAGCCCGCCGCAATTCTTGAGAAACATTTAAATAAATAGGCATTAAATCTGCTTGCATATTCACCACCATCACCTGCGCTGGTGTAGCAGACAAAGTATTAAGAATACCAGCTTTTAACAGACGACTAATTAAACGAGTCAAACCAATAGAAATACCCACACCAGGCATTTGTTCGCCCAAAAAAGTCCCAACTAATTCTTCATATCTGCCGCCAGAGCAAATACTACCTAAAGCCTCATGTCCTAACAAAGTTGTTTCGTAAACTGTACCCGTATAATAATCCAAACCACGAGCAATAGATAAATCAATACAAAACCGATTTTCAGAGACTCCCAGGTTACGCACGCCTGTAATTACAGTTGCTAACTCAGTTACACCCAGATTGAATTGTTCCGCCTCTGGGAGATTTTCCGCCAAATGTTTGAGTTTATCTAATACTTCCTCAACACTGCCATTAATACTAATAAAATCAATTATTTTTTGAGTTTGTTCAGGGATAACTCCTTCTGTTTCTAAAGCTTGCTTAACTTTAGCTTCCCCAATTTTTTCTAAATTATCAATAATGCCAATACAAGCTTTAATTTTAGTTTCTGCAATTCCCACAGATTGGAAAAAACCTGTGAGAATTTTGCGATTATTTATACGAATTAGAAAATCACCAATGTTTACAGCTTCAAATATTTCGGTGATAATTGCAGGCATTTGAGCATCATACAGTAAACTGAGTTCACGACGAGCAACTACATCAATGTCGCACTGACGGAACTGACGAAAACGCCCATCTTTTGCTCTTTCTCCCCGAAAAACTACATCAGTTTGGTAACGCGCAAAGGGAAAAGTTAATTCATTTAAATGACGTGCAATATAAGCTGCTAAAGGCACAGTTTGGTCGAACTTTAAAGCTCTAGCTTCTGAACCTGTTTCGCCGGCTTTTTCTTTCTCAGCTTGCCGATTTGGTGGTAATATAGGATCAATACCATAAATAATATTATCGCCTTGATTTCCTTTGGCTTGGAGAACTTCTAAGCGTTCAACTGCGGGTGTTTCAATGGGTGTAAATCCGTAGCTTTCAAATACTTTGCGAATATTATCTAATAAGTATACTTCTAAGCGTTTTTCACTGGGGAGAAATTCGGGAAATCCACTGGGTGTTGAAAAGTTTATTTTGTCACTTTTTGCCATGTTTTTACTTTGTTAAGTATGAGTTTGGAAGTTTAAATTATAGCGCTTGTTGGATGAATAAGAAAATTTATGAGGAAACGAACCACGAAGACACGAAGGACACGAAGGAAGAAAGAAAGGAAGGAAGAAGGAAATGGTAGGATTTATCTGTGGTCAATTAATTCTTATTCCCTCCCCAATTGTGATACTTTAGCGAAATATCCAATTTTTCTTCATTTAAATAAAGGCACATTTACGAATTTTTATGCACCATAAACAGCATAATTCATCAAAAAATTATATTCGCTGTTCTTGTACTAAGGTGCGTTGGTAGACTTGATGATTTTTAAACCAATGCCAAGTGCGGAAGCGAAAATTATTACAAGGACTTAGGAAAATTGTTTCATATAAATATGCGTCGGGCATTCCTTTAAATGCGAAACGAAACATAATAGTAGTATCGTCTACTTCCCAGGCACAACCATCAAGGCGTTCGGTGTCAAACCATACTTTTTGATCACGATATATTCCCGGAAAATGATGTTCTTCTTTTCTACCATCAGGCCATTGATAGCGATTTATTTGGTGGTAAGAAAAGGGAGGATTTTCTCTGAATTTACAGCTTAAATGAGAAGTATATTTATCCAGAATTTTTCCTTCTGTATCAACCAGTGTATAAGCACCAGACCATTCTCCTTCATGGCGCGCCATTACGGGCATTTCTACTTTAATCATAGACATTTGATATTTCCTGTATTGTGGGTTTGACTAGGGTTTTCCTCGTCTTTTTACTGGTCATTAAACCACCAAGGGTCATTACTAGAGTTAGTCTTAATCAAAAATGCTTTTTTTCGCAGGAAGCGTTTGATTGACGCTGGTCCCATGCGTGACCCACCAAGACCGGAGAATTTAAAGGAATTCTTTTCTCCTTCATGCATGATGGCAGTTAAAGCAGCATCGTTGATACTGATAGCACCTGCATCAATTTGGTCAGCCACTGCTAAAGCTTCTGCTTCCGTCTCGGCAAACACCGCAGCACTCAGTCCATATATGGAGTCATTTGCTAAGTATACCGCTTCTTCAACTGTGGGAAATGGCATGACTGGCATGATGGGGCCAAAAGTCTCTTCTGTCATCACTTTCATGGAATGGTTTACCTGGGTGATAACTGTGGGACGACACCACCAACCCCCGCCTAATTCTTCTACTTGACCGCCACAATGTATTAATGCGCCCTTGGATACTGCATCTAAAAGATGGTCGTTAATAATTGCGGCTTGTTTTTCGGCAATAATAGGGCCAATTTCTCCACTGTCAACTCTGGGATGGGCTAACTGCAAACGATGGGCTTTGACTACCAGTTGATGATAAAATTCTTCAAATATGGATTCGGCTACGTAAATTCGCTCAATTGAAAGGCAAGATTGTCCACTATTGAC
The window above is part of the Nodularia spumigena CCY9414 genome. Proteins encoded here:
- a CDS encoding nuclear transport factor 2 family protein → MSENSEKTLKIAQQGFDHFTHGLATGEWSAFLDMLTEDFTFWFPMGKFHGLNEGKDRAREFFQYVSESFNSGIQLTSLDSVTSNETTVVFEFRDEGLLLNQPYKNRVAVSFDVRGEQISGYREYFGSDGKSF
- the hisS gene encoding histidine--tRNA ligase, coding for MAKSDKINFSTPSGFPEFLPSEKRLEVYLLDNIRKVFESYGFTPIETPAVERLEVLQAKGNQGDNIIYGIDPILPPNRQAEKEKAGETGSEARALKFDQTVPLAAYIARHLNELTFPFARYQTDVVFRGERAKDGRFRQFRQCDIDVVARRELSLLYDAQMPAIITEIFEAVNIGDFLIRINNRKILTGFFQSVGIAETKIKACIGIIDNLEKIGEAKVKQALETEGVIPEQTQKIIDFISINGSVEEVLDKLKHLAENLPEAEQFNLGVTELATVITGVRNLGVSENRFCIDLSIARGLDYYTGTVYETTLLGHEALGSICSGGRYEELVGTFLGEQMPGVGISIGLTRLISRLLKAGILNTLSATPAQVMVVNMQADLMPIYLNVSQELRRAGLNVVTNFDKRPLGKQFQLADKQGIQFCVIIGSEEAAAQKSSLKDLKSGEQIEVTLENLAGEIKKRLG
- the purU gene encoding formyltetrahydrofolate deformylase, whose translation is MTKPTATLLISCPDRRGLVAKFANFIYANGGNIIHADQHTDFAAGLFLTRIEWQLDGFNLPREFIAPAFNAIAQPLDAKWQLHFSDSIPRIAIWVSRQDHCLFDLIWRQRAQEFAAEIPLIMSNHANLKEVAEQFGIDFHHIPITKDNKAEQEAQQLELLQRYQIDLVVLAKYMQIVSADFIDKFPQIINIHHSFLPAFVGANPYHRAFERGVKIIGATAHYATADLDAGPIIEQDVVRVSHRDEIEDLIRKGKDLERVVLARAVRLHLQNRVLVYTNRTVVFG
- a CDS encoding DUF3598 family protein; protein product: MSMIKVEMPVMARHEGEWSGAYTLVDTEGKILDKYTSHLSCKFRENPPFSYHQINRYQWPDGRKEEHHFPGIYRDQKVWFDTERLDGCAWEVDDTTIMFRFAFKGMPDAYLYETIFLSPCNNFRFRTWHWFKNHQVYQRTLVQEQRI
- a CDS encoding zinc-binding dehydrogenase, with translation MEAKIYKKLIAKRFSHDFKSSVEVVEVPIPEPTGNEVLIRNQFAGVNGGFDTLLCRGEVPFASLIPPFDVGVEAVGEVVDVGENVSDFKVGDTVQTIARGGGYREYQAVDSKLAFKVRESRPEVLTLMPTGVSALVALEQVGEMKSNEVVLVTAAAGGTGHIAVQLAKLAGNHVIGTCGSETKAELLRELGCDRIINYRQENLHQVLKQEYPNGINLIFECVGKDVFDTCVDNLAVGGRLVVVGFISEYAKQPEKVTQPRIYQQLFWKGASVRGFLMPHYSPYLAEASDRLSNLFYSDKLKVAVDPTQFLGIESIPSAVEYLLSGQNCGKVIVTY